One segment of Papaver somniferum cultivar HN1 unplaced genomic scaffold, ASM357369v1 unplaced-scaffold_81, whole genome shotgun sequence DNA contains the following:
- the LOC113345412 gene encoding uncharacterized protein LOC113345412, with translation MPVTYLPVQVIQCFNSTSNLVLFHGYFHMFILAVIGDSFRLLRMKFFLQYSLPTSVNYGSVATQVKGMQLFRYPTVIHSMYCTVLKSYVFYQLWGLPYQTMGGYIKFQFYVRVVGTQRWFTVNSTIHVLLVVTLWSCELVPTVLRSVGIILTQLWYLWFSPAKHSSWTAYLLMGVRLLVWTDAHALMNFLKYMVYERFSIRARVAHYVVKHCDTRNQIFKDDYFHMLLRQFLPYTIDFTKVLWSRLKRKKKKTSIWSVKGNEYYGHSHVSVIWSQSQVKGILLGGMYPLVGANSHPSSLHNPEFSSHYNSPEI, from the exons ATGCCAGTAACTTACTTGCCTGTTCAAGTGATACAGTGTTTTAATTCAACTAGCAATTTGGTGTTGTTCCACGGCTATTTTCACATGTTCATCCTTGCAGTTATTGGAGATAGTTTTAGGCTTCTAAGAATGAAGTTTTTCTTGCAATATTCATTGCCTACATCTGTGAATTATGGAAGTGTTGCTACTCAAGTTAAAGGTATGCAGTTATTTCGATATCCAACTGTTATTCATTCTATGTATTGTACTGTACTTAAATCTTATGTCTTCTATCAACTATGGGGTCTACCATACCAAACCATGGGAGGCTATATCAAGTTTCAATTCTATGTCAGAGTGGTGGGAACTCAAAGATGGTTCACTGTGAATTCTACTATACATGTGCTGCTAGTGGTGACTTTATGGAGTTGTGAATTGGTTCCGACAGTTTTGAGGAGTGTGGGAATTATTTTAACCCAACTGTGGTACTTGTGGTTCTCACCAGCAAAGCATTCTAGCTGGACAGCGTATCTTCTGATGGGAGTAAGATTGCTTGTTTGGACTGATGCTCATGCCTTGATGAACTTTCTTAAGTACATGGTTTATGAGAGATTTTCGATCCGTGCAAGAGTTGCACATTATGTTGTGAAGCACTGTGACACaagaaatcagattttcaaaGATGATTATTTCCATATGCTTCTTAGGCAATTTCTTCCCTACACAATCGACTTCACCAAG GTGTTATGGAGTCGTTTGAagcgaaagaaaaagaaaacgtccatttggagcgtaaaaggcAATGAGTATTATGGCCATTCACATGTCAGTGTTATCTGGAGCCAGTCACAGGTTAAGGGGATACTACTTGGTGGCATGTATCCATTAGTGGGTGCAAATAGCCATCCCAGTTCACTACACAACCCAGAATTCTCTTCTCATTACAACTCACCTGAAATTTAG
- the LOC113345406 gene encoding proton pump-interactor 1-like isoform X2 yields MEAVNFSSMAIKDRDGGHDSTIKCDQNPAHDDEPVDKLLKVNSTRSFYFAKYRIYQNHELETKIHHAEEEMKNIDQTCKLIRDTILQKKLKNGYRTPLESLLWSYGAREDDRYKKVINEKKTKIDYRRRDRNGELRAIFDTSRKKGDDTCSSEKELNNRVCGLHFRTRCGKTTFVEEKHLLRDIQQLEETRPGIVVNDALKQKRFNESMDRVGQPINPARFSCRYSRKLKNLKDIDLDKLKREKQVFSARVKNAEEAWKAMSNDLPSLELKLAGTIKKRTAKEKLLVKLKKRWNEEKLNYNQQYYNNYKSLILSARKLAGKKNITALEELSYKEVENFMSLWNSEKDFRDDYLKRSLSSIPQHTSNELDGPIRNHRDIQPISGQLITTILYRRKEDKILKGLVDPDLLMTCYRY; encoded by the exons ATGGAAGCTGTCAACTTTAGCTCAATGGCGATAAAGGACCGGGATGGAGGACATGACAGTACTATAAAGTGTGATCAGAATCCGGCACATGATGATGAACCAGTTGATAAACTTCTTAAGGTCAATTCTACTCGTTCTTTTTATTTCGCGAAATATCGGATATATCAAAACCATGAACTAGAAACAAAAATTCATCATGCGGAAGAGGAGATGAAAAACATCGACCAAACCTGCAAACTGATTCGCGATACAATATTACAAAAGAAG CTTAAGAATGGGTATAGAACACCATTGGAGTCGCTGTTGTGGTCCTATGGAGCGCGGGAGGATGACAGATACAAGAAAGTGATAAATGAGAAAAAGACCAAAATAGACTACAGACGTCGGGATCGCAATGGGGAACTTCGGGCTATATTTGATACAAGTCGGAAGAAGGGTGATGATACATGCTCATCAGAGAAAGAGCTTAATAATCGT GTCTGTGGCTTGCATTTTCGGACACGATGTGGAAAAACCACATTCGTTGAGGAGAAACATCTCCTTAGAGATATTCAACAGCTTGAGGAGACTAGACCGGGAATTGTTGTCAATGATGCCTTGAAACAAAAACGTTTTAATGAGTCAATGGATCGGGTTGGGCAACCGATTAATCCTGCACGTTTTAGTTGTCGTTATTCCCGTAAACTTAAAAAT CTTAAAGATATAGATTTAGATAAATTGAAAAGGGAAAAACAAGTCTTTAGTGCTAGAGTTAAGAATGCCGAGGAAGCATGGAAAGCTATGAGTAACGATCTTCCTTCCTTGGAACTTAAATTGGCAGGGACAATTAAAAAACGGACAGCCAAGGAGAAATTGTTGGTGAAACTGAAAAAACGGTGGAACGAAGAG AAGCTCAATTACAACCAACAATACTACAACAACTACAAATCACTTATATTGAGCGCCAGAAAGCTTGCTGGAAAGAAAAATATCACCGCATTGGAAGAACTATCATATAAAGAG GTTGAGAACTTCATGAGCCTATGGAACAGTGAAAAGGATTTCAGGGATGATTACTTGAAAAGAAGTCTATCAAGCATCCCTCAACATACGTCAAATGAGTTGGATGGACCGATAAGGAACCATCGGGATATACAACCTATTTCAGGCCAACTAATAACCACCATCTTATATCGTAGAAAAGAGGATAAAATACTAAAGGGCTTGGTTGATCCTGACCTATTAATGACATGTTACAGATATTGA
- the LOC113345406 gene encoding proton pump-interactor 1-like isoform X1, with protein MNLIISCLLHQATRAMEAVNFSSMAIKDRDGGHDSTIKCDQNPAHDDEPVDKLLKVNSTRSFYFAKYRIYQNHELETKIHHAEEEMKNIDQTCKLIRDTILQKKLKNGYRTPLESLLWSYGAREDDRYKKVINEKKTKIDYRRRDRNGELRAIFDTSRKKGDDTCSSEKELNNRVCGLHFRTRCGKTTFVEEKHLLRDIQQLEETRPGIVVNDALKQKRFNESMDRVGQPINPARFSCRYSRKLKNLKDIDLDKLKREKQVFSARVKNAEEAWKAMSNDLPSLELKLAGTIKKRTAKEKLLVKLKKRWNEEKLNYNQQYYNNYKSLILSARKLAGKKNITALEELSYKEVENFMSLWNSEKDFRDDYLKRSLSSIPQHTSNELDGPIRNHRDIQPISGQLITTILYRRKEDKILKGLVDPDLLMTCYRY; from the exons ATGAATTTAATCATTTCTTGTTTATTGCATCAGGCTACAAGAGCTATGGAAGCTGTCAACTTTAGCTCAATGGCGATAAAGGACCGGGATGGAGGACATGACAGTACTATAAAGTGTGATCAGAATCCGGCACATGATGATGAACCAGTTGATAAACTTCTTAAGGTCAATTCTACTCGTTCTTTTTATTTCGCGAAATATCGGATATATCAAAACCATGAACTAGAAACAAAAATTCATCATGCGGAAGAGGAGATGAAAAACATCGACCAAACCTGCAAACTGATTCGCGATACAATATTACAAAAGAAG CTTAAGAATGGGTATAGAACACCATTGGAGTCGCTGTTGTGGTCCTATGGAGCGCGGGAGGATGACAGATACAAGAAAGTGATAAATGAGAAAAAGACCAAAATAGACTACAGACGTCGGGATCGCAATGGGGAACTTCGGGCTATATTTGATACAAGTCGGAAGAAGGGTGATGATACATGCTCATCAGAGAAAGAGCTTAATAATCGT GTCTGTGGCTTGCATTTTCGGACACGATGTGGAAAAACCACATTCGTTGAGGAGAAACATCTCCTTAGAGATATTCAACAGCTTGAGGAGACTAGACCGGGAATTGTTGTCAATGATGCCTTGAAACAAAAACGTTTTAATGAGTCAATGGATCGGGTTGGGCAACCGATTAATCCTGCACGTTTTAGTTGTCGTTATTCCCGTAAACTTAAAAAT CTTAAAGATATAGATTTAGATAAATTGAAAAGGGAAAAACAAGTCTTTAGTGCTAGAGTTAAGAATGCCGAGGAAGCATGGAAAGCTATGAGTAACGATCTTCCTTCCTTGGAACTTAAATTGGCAGGGACAATTAAAAAACGGACAGCCAAGGAGAAATTGTTGGTGAAACTGAAAAAACGGTGGAACGAAGAG AAGCTCAATTACAACCAACAATACTACAACAACTACAAATCACTTATATTGAGCGCCAGAAAGCTTGCTGGAAAGAAAAATATCACCGCATTGGAAGAACTATCATATAAAGAG GTTGAGAACTTCATGAGCCTATGGAACAGTGAAAAGGATTTCAGGGATGATTACTTGAAAAGAAGTCTATCAAGCATCCCTCAACATACGTCAAATGAGTTGGATGGACCGATAAGGAACCATCGGGATATACAACCTATTTCAGGCCAACTAATAACCACCATCTTATATCGTAGAAAAGAGGATAAAATACTAAAGGGCTTGGTTGATCCTGACCTATTAATGACATGTTACAGATATTGA